A segment of the Bacteriovorax sp. BAL6_X genome:
TACTACTATATATGATGTCAATGTGGGTTGCTGGAATTACTCAGGGCCTAATGTGGCGTGCGGTAGATGGAACAGGAAAACTTGTATATCCTAACTTCATTGAAACAGTAATTAAAGTTATTCCAATGTACTGGGTACGTGCATTTGGTGGTGTATTTGTTCTACTTGGTTTCTTCTTAATGATCTTCAACCTATGGATGACTTATAAGAAAGCTAAGAATGCAAACAAAGACAAAGAAGAATCACAAGAAGTGTTTAAAGCGGCACCAATTTCGGCCCACCCTGAAGACTCAAATGCTGATACTCACAGAAAGTTAGAGGGACTTCCTGTAACTTTTACTGTTCTAACTTTAGTTGCAATCATTGTTGGTGGAGCAATCGAAATTATCCCTTCAATGCTTTCAAATAAATTTGTCGAAGTGGATCCAAGAGTGAAGCCATACACTCCACTAGAGCTTATGGGACGAGATATCTTCGTAAAAGAAGGATGTTACGTATGTCACTCTCAACAAATCCGTCCAACAGTTGCTGAGAAGTTACGTTATGGAAACCCTTCAACTGCTGCAGAATCTGTATACGATAGGCCATTCCAATGGGGATCACGTCGAATTGGACCTGACCTAGCTCGCGTTGGTGGAAAGTATAATGATATGTGGCACTACCGTCACATGATCAACCCACGTGAAGTAACAGCTGGCTCAATCATGCCTAATTATGACTGGCTAACTAAAAAGAAAGTTAACTTCAAAATGCTTCCGAAGAAAATGGATGTCATGGTTGCTCTAGGTACACCATATAGCGAAGATGAAGTAACAAATGCAATTGATCTTGCAATGGAGCAAGCAACTCAAATCACTAAGGGGTTAAATGAGTTTGGAGTTCCAATGAAAATGCAAGATAAGGAAATCATCGCACTAATTGCGTATCTACAAAGACTTGGTATCGATACAAAAGAAACTAAGTCAGAGGAATAGAGATGAAATCTGAAGTAATGCAAAATATGCCGTGGGAATGGATGCCAGCAGTGTCGCTATTCATTTTCGCGGCCATCTTCTTGGGCGCCTTCTTCTGGTCGATGAGACCGGGCTCAAAAGAGCTTTATGAAGAAGTTGCCAACAATGCACTTTCTGACGGCGAAGCAGTCGTTAATGAAAACAAAGGAAGTAACAATGACTAATGAAAATAATAAATCGAAACAAGAAAATATCGTACTTGAAGATGAGAAAGATCTTGTTATGGATCATGAATACGATGGTATTCAGGAGCTCAACCATCCCCTACCTAGCTGGTGGACAGGAGTTTGGGCCCTTTCATTTATCTTCTCTATCCCTTACTTTATGTACTACGTCCTGATGGACGGGCCAACTCTATTGGATACATACAAAATAGATATGGCACAAATGCAAAAAATAATCGATGCTGAAGCAGCAAATACTGCAAACTTTGATATTCAAGCATATGATAGCTACGTAGTAACACCTGCAGCAAAAGAGCTTGGTAACACTGTCTTTATTGAAAACTGTGCAGCTTGCCACCTTGATGATGGTGGTGGTGATATCGGTCCAAACTTAACAGATAAACATTGGATTAATATTACTAAACTTGATCCAGAACAAATCTATAAGTTTGTTGTACATGGAAATGAAGATATGGGTATGCCTGCTTGGGGAGATATTCTAAGTAAGGAAGACATCATGGCGGTTACTGACCATGTAATTGCACTGCAAGGAACAACACCTGCAAAAGCTAAAGAGCCACAAGGTGAGCTACTTAGCGAATAAGAATTGAAAGAGAAAGAAATGGCAAAAAAATCACAATTTGAATTACACGAATCAAGACTAGGTACAACTGATGACAGTGGACACCGCGTCTTCCTGTTCCCAGAAGAAGTAAAAGGTATCTGGAAAACCAGGCGTGAGATATTCTATTGGTTTCTGATATTTGTCTATCTCGTATTGCCATGGATATATATTCAGGGAGAACAAATGATTCTCCTTAATATTCCGGCCAGAGAGTTCTCATTCTTTACATACAAATTTTATGCCCATAATGCGCCTATATTAATATTTGTGATACTCGGCTTTCTATTTTTCATAGGCTTTATCACAAGTATTTTTGGGCGTGTTTGGTGTGGTTGGGCGTGCCCTCAAACAGTATTCATCTCCTCTATATTCCTCAAGATCGAGGCACTTATTGAAGGGAAGCCAAGAGCGAGAAAGAAATTAGCAGAAGCGCCATGGACGACAGCGAAAGTGATAAAGAAATCACTTAAGTGGATTGCTTTTCTGGCCGTATCTCTTCATATCTCACACACGTTTCTTGGATACTTTGTAGGAACTCATCACCTACTTTCTGTAAGCTTTCAAAACCCTGCAGAGAACTTCACGCTGTTTACAATTATGCTTCTTATCACAACAACGGTCCTTTTAGACTTTGGTTGGTTTAGAGAGCAGTTTTGTATTATTGCTTGTCCTTATGGGAGAATGCAATCTGTCATCATGGACGAGAATTCACTAGCAATTCTCTACGATGAAAAACGTGGAGAACCAAGACGTCGGCCAGGTATGAAACCAGAAGAGCATGGAGATTGCATCAACTGCTATGCTTGCGTAAAAGCCTGTCCAACAGGTATTGATATTAGACGTGGCGTACAACTCGAGTGTATCGCTTGTACAAATTGTATCGATGCTTGTGATGACATTATGTTAAAAACGAATCGACCAATGGGGCTAATTCGTTACGATACTCAAAGCAATATTGAAGGGAAAGGTCGCCATATATTCTCAATTAGAAATATAGGCTATCTTCTTGTCCTCATAGGCTTAGTCATCGGATTTATCTATAGTCTTTCTTTATCGCAAGGAATCACAACGACAGTTCTTAGAGGAGCAGGAGTACCGTTTACAGTAAGTTCACCAACAACAACAAGAAACCACTTTCATATCGTTATTGAGCAGAGTGGTGATATTGTCGAAAGAAATATCGAAATTGCAGTCCAAGGAATAAAAGAAGGCTCATACGAATTAAAAATACCGAGAAACCCTTTCGTTCTCAAGTCAAATCACGAAAGAAAAATTGTCTTCATCGTTTTTAACAATGAAGTACTAACTAACGGAAGCTTAAAATTTAATTTCATCATAAAAGATCTCGACACAAATGAAGAGATCATTAAAGAGGCGGTACTCGTTGGACCAGTTAAGTAGTCTACAGGGAATCTCACCATACGTTATCATAAGCGCAGCTCTTACAATGGGCCTTGTTGCTAATTTCCACTGCGTGGGGATGTGTGGCGGAATTACCATGGCCGTCTCAAAGTCCTTTAGTCAAAATATGTCCTACCAGGTAGGAAGGCTTTTGGGCTACATGGCCACAGCACTGGTTATTCCAGTGCTTGGCTTTACAATCTTAGATATCAAATCAAACCCATATCTTATGCTATTTTCAGGTTTAAGTATTGGTTTAATCTTAATTTGGATGGGGCTTAAAAGACTTTTTAAATTCTCAAATTTCAAATTTGCTCAAATAGTTTCTCAAAAATTACACAACTTGAATGCCAAGCTTTGGCCAAAGATTTCAAAGAAAGTTGGAAATAAACCTCACCTCTTTAATTTTTCAATTGGGAGCATCAGTGTTCTTCTTCCATGTGGGCTTTTATGGGCAATGTTAGCACTAGCGATAAGTGCGGCCTCCCCTGTACTAGCGGCACTCTTTGTCTTCTTCTTTTGGCTAGGAACACTTCCTGGGCTTCTCCTTGGGCCAACTGCCATTAGAAGGATAAAATTCCCAAGCAGAATTCAAGCTGGTGTCCCTTACTTATTTTTAATTATTGGAACTGCTACAATCGTCTACCGCGTGTATATGATGTGGAGTCCAGCGCCAGGAGCGCCAACATGTCACTAAAGAAAATGATAACTAAATTTTTTCAAGATCCAGAGTTCTATGCATTTAACTTTTTGCTCTTCACTGTGATCATCCTCTTTCCTTGCCTACTCGTTGCTTTAACAGTTAAGTACTGGTCTTGGTAAGAGGGTGCCATGCTCCTTTGGTTTCGCATCTGCTAAATACGAAAGTACAAAGAGGTTATTTAGCAGGTGCGAAACCAAAGGTGCATGGCACGCTTACGGAATAACTGTATAATCAACGCTACCAACTCCACCATCACGACCAGCATCAACACCAAGTCCACCAGAAGCATCAGCAAGTCCAAGCCAATTATTCGTTCCACAATTTACATGAATACGGCCACCACCGCCACCTGATCCGCGATAGCCAGTTGTATTGGATCCACCAATTGTTGATATATTTCCACTGCCATCACAAGTAAGCCCTTTTACGTAAACCGACCCTCCGGCACCAGAACCACCTGTTCCACCGGTAGAGTTTCCGTTAACACCATTAGCATCAACAGATGCTGCAATATTAACATTTGCATCTGAAACTAACCAAATTACACCACCTCCGGCACCACCACTATAGTCACCATCATCATCACTTCCACCACCTGAGCCAGCAGTATTAGGCTCGGTAGCACTACCATATGTAACTCCACTATTAGCACAATATCCATTACCACCAGCACCAGCGTGCCCACCTGCACCAGCAGGGTTATCACCACTTGAACAAGCAACACCACCGGCCGTTCCATAACCATTATGACCTAGACGCCCTGGCAGCTCCCCTTTTCCAAGTGAAGAGATTGGAGCATTCACATTAATATCACCGACAGCGTAGACGTCTGGAAGTCCCGCTTCAACAGCTCCATCAAAAGTGACAACACCACCTGAATGGATTTGAGTAATATCTTTACTTGCAAAAATTAAACTAGAATTTGCTGTTGAGAAATTCCCATTAACATTAAAACCTACATCTGTATTATTTCCATAAACTCTAAGAGTCATAGCTGTATCAAGAATAAAGTTTCCGGCACCTGTAAAGCTTTGCACACCACCTAGTGTTAGGTCGTTACTAACAGTACAAGTTGAACCAAAGCCACCCGTTGTACAAATTGAATCCTGGTCCATTAATGAAACATAGAATGAGCCCTCATCAATTCCAAGGTCATTATTTTTCATATCGATTGCTCCACCATATTGATAGACGCCACTAATATCTGTCATGGTAATAGCAATTCGACCCGCGCCACCGTAACCACTTGAAGACCCACTTGCAGAACCACCTTGAGCGGCCATTGAACCATTTCCGGTAATTGAACCGGTATTGATCCATATAGATCCACCAGAACCACCACTAGATCGATCGCCATTATTTTCTCCATCGCCACCATTTGATAAAATTGATCCTGTAAAATTAGTTAAATTTGAAATACTAAATTTAACAGCACCGCCTCCATCTCCACCAGCAGCATTAGTTTCTCGTCCACCACCAGAGCCTAAGTCAGTTGGAGCAGTTTCATCTCCATATAGATTTCCCCAAGTATTGGAACTATAGCCTTGGCCGCCAATACTTCCATAGCTAGCACCACCACCAGGATTATTTCCACCACTAGAGTCTTTACCTCCACCAGGGCCTGATGTACTTGTATATCCTTTCTCTGAGACATCAACTGTTCCAGCAAGATCGAGATTTG
Coding sequences within it:
- a CDS encoding cbb3-type cytochrome c oxidase subunit 3; translation: MKSEVMQNMPWEWMPAVSLFIFAAIFLGAFFWSMRPGSKELYEEVANNALSDGEAVVNENKGSNND
- a CDS encoding cbb3-type cytochrome c oxidase N-terminal domain-containing protein yields the protein MTNENNKSKQENIVLEDEKDLVMDHEYDGIQELNHPLPSWWTGVWALSFIFSIPYFMYYVLMDGPTLLDTYKIDMAQMQKIIDAEAANTANFDIQAYDSYVVTPAAKELGNTVFIENCAACHLDDGGGDIGPNLTDKHWINITKLDPEQIYKFVVHGNEDMGMPAWGDILSKEDIMAVTDHVIALQGTTPAKAKEPQGELLSE
- the ccoG gene encoding cytochrome c oxidase accessory protein CcoG, coding for MAKKSQFELHESRLGTTDDSGHRVFLFPEEVKGIWKTRREIFYWFLIFVYLVLPWIYIQGEQMILLNIPAREFSFFTYKFYAHNAPILIFVILGFLFFIGFITSIFGRVWCGWACPQTVFISSIFLKIEALIEGKPRARKKLAEAPWTTAKVIKKSLKWIAFLAVSLHISHTFLGYFVGTHHLLSVSFQNPAENFTLFTIMLLITTTVLLDFGWFREQFCIIACPYGRMQSVIMDENSLAILYDEKRGEPRRRPGMKPEEHGDCINCYACVKACPTGIDIRRGVQLECIACTNCIDACDDIMLKTNRPMGLIRYDTQSNIEGKGRHIFSIRNIGYLLVLIGLVIGFIYSLSLSQGITTTVLRGAGVPFTVSSPTTTRNHFHIVIEQSGDIVERNIEIAVQGIKEGSYELKIPRNPFVLKSNHERKIVFIVFNNEVLTNGSLKFNFIIKDLDTNEEIIKEAVLVGPVK
- a CDS encoding sulfite exporter TauE/SafE family protein — encoded protein: MDQLSSLQGISPYVIISAALTMGLVANFHCVGMCGGITMAVSKSFSQNMSYQVGRLLGYMATALVIPVLGFTILDIKSNPYLMLFSGLSIGLILIWMGLKRLFKFSNFKFAQIVSQKLHNLNAKLWPKISKKVGNKPHLFNFSIGSISVLLPCGLLWAMLALAISAASPVLAALFVFFFWLGTLPGLLLGPTAIRRIKFPSRIQAGVPYLFLIIGTATIVYRVYMMWSPAPGAPTCH